In Miscanthus floridulus cultivar M001 chromosome 19, ASM1932011v1, whole genome shotgun sequence, the DNA window ctaagtatacacttgagatagttctaatacccatTTTTCTTTTGTCTCGGTAAGTTCCAATTTCTGGAATGAATGACGCTTTACCAAGatcattctcattgaaacttgaggacaagaactgtttcttctccaacagtagattaacacaactactagcaagtaaggtgctacccacatgcaggattaggaaaataaatttcccatgtttaaacttcgcataaatgcaattgtcctctacattctctttaaaacccaaactttcttattgtactgttaaacttcaagtaccaatgtcttgaagcttgctttaatccataaatggatttcttcaggcaacATCCCTTatattcttttccttccacgacaaaaccttttaagttgtgccatgtaaacttttccacacaaatccccgttgaggaatgtgtctttacatccttctaatataactctaaatcgtaatgtgccactaacgccattatgattctaaaagaatccttatattctcattataatctatttcttctctttgtgtaaatcatttcgccacaagtggcgctttatagcttcacatatttcctttggagtcacatttgtcttgcagacccattacagcctactgttttggctccattagcaatttcttctaagtcccaaacattgttggtatttatcgatttcatttcatcttcctttgcttctttccatttagacgagtgaacgcctctcatggctttttccaatgaggtggaatcactctctatttgaatttctttcttaacttttacttcttagtcaccagaaatatctgattttcttattctttgagacctattggggcctcgtggcacttctttcatatggggctattgttgctcttcattgccaaaggGTAATTGTTCTATAGCCACCTGTATCACTagatccttgtttacttatttatcttctttaagagctaacatcaggtgttgtatatgtcatacaacattaacatgtattaagcaatttgtagctctaaaacactgtagtggatatgtaatcccacttctattcaagctttaggtatctacataccatgctcccccagattactccatcttctgtaaagatggtgtatcttcaaatttcttatttttggTTTAATCTACTAAAAACTCATATGGCGTGTTTAGCACCGCCTTGATAACTCTGAACTCATCCAGTATAAATACTAGCCGATtatgctatcttcctatcggAACTGTAAAAgatccaggaatttagctatttctttactttaggggtatcgttattatgatcgtcttactccctcaacgatcacatccatcttttatagatcacttttaccttcaatgcatagtatgcattgcattatctgaaatatggggaagtatctttcttaattgcctttcttaattaatcttacatttctccccctcaaaatgtggtatgaacttttctaccataATTTCGAAATATTCtgaactcttgtgaatgaggaaactttaatttgattacttacttcatccacatgattacatcatgcaaacaaaattcgtatgtgagtacattttcctcatttcacttcaaaactcaacatactctattattttcaatacttctgcaagtcatgcttgcatattattcttatcttttggttcacatgcaactttcttttgttcttaaactcattgagtatttaatgaccatgacacaatcagagtaTACGGTCaattctaggatagcataagagctacccaaacttctctccatgtgcggaatacacttagagcacatgagtcatcatatccttctcccgccatgtgggataagtactatgccaaactctcttgccatgcaggattggttaacatatgtactatgccaactttaccccgccatgcgggtattttctcaaacttttcccgccatgcgggtactatcacaaacttttcccgccatgcAAGATAATTCCCTTAAACGGACATAATtgccaggattggctcgtgttcaatcatcaaattcagaaataaatccgaatattcttttaacacacatgtttaatccaatgttagtcaaattaaacatgtatatgacttttacaactctcataagtgaaactgaaaataaattcttcttcacagagagtacataaaagacatttctcaatgaagactctcattgatctatctcttttcttggattaatatcctagaattctttttttgaagccattctttaaagagaacacaaTCCCTTAAgcaatggcattctttcatacataacttgcccttaggcatttcatcatctgagtcacaagtacccagctcatttctcttactaccttcaagaatgaaagcatggaagtcttttgtctgaaaaaaatattcaacaataatgctcattaaactttaaaatctttatgttctattctatatcaccgttgggcagaaatagaataaaacattatTCTTTTatattaattccacatcaccgttgagcagaaatggaattaacgtatagaaattcaataatcttgaaaacatagaactgctcctcaaaattaaattctcccattggttcgaatttaattagaagataatcaatttcattgcagtggaaacatgaaaatacatttctctagtttaagagcattccttgatctttatctattctctgaaaattggtcactttgatgcaaaattcatcagagatttaaactttaatcataaaactcataaaattataatattgttatcatcaacgttggtcaaaaaataataataccataatttaactttaactatcaaccgactattcctccaattaatttttttagttggttccaattttaactggaggatcaacttttcatcatttactgaataactataactgctcttcaaattaaattcttccgttggttcgaatttaataagaaGACAATCATCATTAACTTTACAGCAGAAACTTGACAAAATttctttatctactttttagaagTATTTTACTGTACTTTTCTACTCTCTGTCAAAATtattccgttggttcaaattttgacagagatgaAACATAAAAACATagcaaaacataaaagaaaactGCTTCTGAAAAATAAACTTTAAATTGTGAACAACTGTGCATTTTGGCCCGGTCCAGCACTGTGTAGCCCGGAGCCCAGCAGCAGCAGTGCGCGCGGAGCGAGTGGCCCACAAGCAGCAGCAACGCGCGGCCCACAAGCAACAGCGGCGTGCGGCCAACCACTACGCGCGCTTGTGGCCCAGCAAGTCCCCGCGTGCTCAGCAGCCCACGCTCAAGCCGCGCGGCCTAGCAGCACAGCGCGTAGCGCTCGCGGCGCCTCCCCCGTGCCCAGGCCGCAacttgggcctgggccgggattccTCTTGCCCGCCTGGGCTCTATTCGGCCCGGAGCAACGCTCGCCGTCAATCTGAATCTAACGGTCGAGCACCATTTTCGGGAGGCTAAAACCCCTGCCCCGGCCGCACCCCTCCAAACCCTAGGTCACGATTCtattcttttccttttctctCTCAGCGGCGCCGCGAGCAGTGATGGCCACCCACGGCGGCTGGAGAAAAAAACGGTGGCGGCGCCGCCGTGGAGCTCCTCGCCGGCGCGCACGCTCGCCCGAGgcagagcacgccgccgtcgaggggCCTTGCGACGGTGCCCATGACCCTGAGCCCTAGGCGCAGCCCCGCGCGATGGCGTGGACTCGCCAGCCGGCGGCCCGGGTGGTTCTTCCCGCGCGACGGCACAGTGGTGTTACTGACAGCAGTGACAGGTGAGCCCCCTTTGTCCGTCTTGTTCCTCTTCTtccccttctagggttagggtttggtgaaatttcaaatcgatttgaatcaccttcttctctctttttctttctatttctttCCCCGAGTTCTGGtcacgggtttagggttcggatcAAGCGGTCTTGAAACCGAGCCCCTTCCGTCTTCACCTAGTTAGGGTTAgagactgttcttcttccccacgcGCTTCTTCGTAGGGTTAGGGTTCGCCTGACCCCGTCTCTGTCTAGATCCGAACGGATCTAGTctatcttttcttttctaatcGGTTTCTTGCCCCTGACAAGATCCACGCCTAGGgaaacctcgctctgataccattgttagagtCTTTAGATCATCTAGGTGTAGATCAGAGGGTGATATCATTGCCAATTGAATCAAATATACCTAGAGCTTGCTTCGGGagaaggagacagagagagggagatgtaggagcatctgaccgtcgGAGGGGTTGGAGGAGCTCCCTGCCATCGCTGGTTCGTCGGTGAAGCTCTGCGCACGCGCAGCGATGGTCGGTGTAGGTGACGAAAGGGTGTCGGTGAAGAGGTTGGTGGTGGCAAaggcagtggcgcttcccgccgctggcagtgcctccctctcgatcggactagggttagacgGTGGGGTTGTGACGGCGGCAGTGAACCTCGTATCGCgagccgtttgccccacctcctctatataggcactgtgcgacgggggcccaccagccactagatggctgggcgtccccgatcaggacgcgatcaaggggtccgtctcaaccgttgggtcaagacggatgagatcaattctaacaaaACCTACCTGCCAATATCATTATCTTCATGGACAGCAAATGGGGTCTCTGAGAAAATCTGTAAGATAGGAACAATTACAACTTAGCTATCAGGCAGGCAAATGTGGAACTTCACCAATCATTTAAACTGACCTTGCCGTTCTTGCTAGTTGATATCATTGGAAGACTGAAGTTGTTGATCTTCGATGTGAGGGTCTTGTCAAGCAGGATATTTTCTATGTTAAGATTATTCTGTACAATCCCTGGAGCAGTCACATTATGCAAAAACTGAACCCCTCTCGCAACACCAATGGCAGCAGAAACCCGTTGTGGCCATTTCAGCATTTCACGTTTCCTCCACTCTGTAAAATCAGTCAAAACATAAGTTGGGAGTCATGCAGGTATTCAGTTATATAACTACATGCATGACATCGTTCACTGTAAGTACCATACCAGTAAGGTGACTTCTTAAAGATCCATTTGTTACACATTCAGAAATGAGGTATACTGAGCTGGCAATATTAGGATTCTCCTGATCACTGACAATGCAATGACCAATGATGCTGACCAAATGACGGTGCCGAAGTTTAGAAATAATCTCCATATATTGGACAAGGCTCTGGGGGGAGTACTTCGGCTTCAGCCTCAAACATCTAACCAATACTCGCGAACCATCTTGAAGCTGACCATTATAATGCTATAAAAGCGAGGCACATATAAAAGAACCGAAATTAGTCTTCACAATATTTCTAGCATAAAGCTGTACAACTTATGACAAGGATGTGACAGAAGGGTATAGCCAACATGACAACATTAATTATTGATGCAAAATATCAAAATATGCATAATACCCAGAATAAATTGTACAAAACAACAACCAATCACTAGGGCTGCAAGCCTGGACATACTATagccctctttggcacggctcatccaaaacggcttcaccggtgaagccaaagccggcgAAGCCAGAAAAACTAGTTTTTcctggcttctagttcattttaaccccggcttacaaaaacggcttcacgctacagtgcctcgatttgcgcaaaatagatgaagccgaagccggcataagccgtgccaaagaggccctatgTGTAAGATGTGTCTAACCATAATAATATATGCAAGTGAATTGAGCCTCAAGTTCACTTAGGCCCCGTTTAACGCGGTTCCAAACGACTCTGGCTTCTTGCTACGGCGCACGAagagccagagccagagctgGCCAGAGACCCACCAGACGTGCCCTTAGACACTGATAAATACTGCTAACTCCGTTCCAGaataagggtctgtttggttcgtctagtagctactaaatttagtagcttttagtaactttttaaccaaatGTTATGACGAAAAGCTACTAAAagggctttagtcctctctactgagttactaaaagtgactaaaccgtttagtagctactaaagtttagtagctcgaaccaaacaccccctaagctaTGCTCATGTCTAGGACATAGCTAGAATCCCTTTAGCCTGTTTGCTtgatcgtatttggcttataagtcatggcttatcagctaacgaacaatatttttctctcacaccaatccagccaacagtattttcagccatggcttataagccaaacaagcccaaacaaacatGGCGCttatattttgggacagaggcaGTAGTGACTATTAGAACAAATTTCAATTTGCTCCCATTTGGATACATGATTTTGTCCGTTTAATTAGAAGTTGATAAACCTCCAAACACAAGCTTGAATAATATATCAGGTACTGTTAAATAACCTCCCCAAAGactttcagcctgttcggcagcctgtatctggcttataagccttggcttatcagccagtcaatagtgtttttctcttacaccaaaccagccagcagtactttcagtcatggcttataagccaatccagccgaaacgaacagtcTGTTTGATTATCAAATGTCTAAAGCAGCCAAAATGCAACACAATTAGAACAAATTCAATTTGCTCCCATTTGGATACATGTTTTGTCCGTTTCATTAGAAGTTGATAAACCTCCAAACACAAGCTTGAATAATATATCAGTGAAAGGTACTGTTAAATAACCTCCCCAAAGCCCTTGATTATCAAATGTCTAAAGCAGCCAAAATGCAACACAATAGGACAATAATTGGCAGTATACAGTTGTACTCTGCCATGAGCGTCCCTACTGCAGTGGACCATTTGCGAAGTTTGTAGCCTAGTATCCTAGCAGAACTAAGCATTGTTTTTAAAAAATGGTGAAGATGACTTAATTTAAATGTAAACTCACATGACCAGTCGATCACACTACTCAGGgtcagtttagttccaaaatttttggcaaaatgggcactgtagtattttcgttgttatttggtaaatagtgtccaatcatagtctaattaggcttaaaagattcgtctcgtggatttcgtctaaactgtgtaattagttttattttttatttatatttaatacttcatgcatgcgtctaaagattcgatgtgacagggaatgtgaaaaattttgtaaaatttttggaaactaaactggGCCTCAAATACAGTAAAACATTCTGCAGAGTAAGCAGTACTTCATTTATGTGGACAGTGGAACATTTATTTGTATATTCATTGCCCTTCCATGCTGCAGTCGAAGCTAAAGGAATCCATTACTTCATACCTGTGCAAGAGGACTAGCCTTGATTAGGTTGGAGGAACTGAAATTGTCAGTTGCTTCTTGGAGCTCCTCCAGTGTACACACTCGGTAGACTGGTACTTCCAGTGTTTTCACCCTTGCAGCTTGTGATGCATGTCCTGTCAAAAATATTAATATTAGAATGTGAAATGAAAACTtcaaaaatattaatattactaAATTAGATTTACTGTTAAAGCAATTGTtcattgttttcttttccttttattggTTGATTGACTTTGAAGCCTTTTACTTTCTCAAAGTCATCTCTgaagtaaggccttgtttagttcctcccattttcagaatttggcactatgcaaaaagaagattccccgtcacatcaaacttacggtatatgtatggagtactaaatgttgacgaaatcaaaaactaattacacagtttggttgtactctacgagatgaacgttttgagcccaATTAattaacgattggacaattattatcaaataaaaacaaaatgataCTGTAGCGACAGTGCCCTATTTTTTTGGCGACGCCGAATCGGCGgatgaactaaacgcggcctaaggAATAAAGATCCATCATGGCATCCTCCCATGTTTCAAAAGCTCAGGGCCAAAGTAAGATCGACATAGTACATCAAGCAAAGTTTCCCAATTCATTGACTAAAGCGAGTAGACTTTATTCACCAAATTAAAAACAAAGGCATATGAAAATGGGAGAAAGCAACTAGATGTTGAAAGGCGCTAGTGGTTTGATTCTATACTGTTCCTTTGCACCACTAATCATAGATCACCGTTCATTTCTAGAAATTTGCCCATAACCATGTGTCCTTGTGCGCCCTTTTCATTTTAAATATACTAGTACAAGCTAAGAATCACACTAATAACTGAAGAAAAACGGAACTGAGACGATCAATTCAACTATGCTTTTCCGTTATGCAAATGAATTTCTCCTCTTACTCTTATCAGCAGGAGTAATAA includes these proteins:
- the LOC136526225 gene encoding probable LRR receptor-like serine/threonine-protein kinase At1g14390, producing MIITPADKRHASQAARVKTLEVPVYRVCTLEELQEATDNFSSSNLIKASPLAQHYNGQLQDGSRVLVRCLRLKPKYSPQSLVQYMEIISKLRHRHLVSIIGHCIVSDQENPNIASSVYLISECVTNGSLRSHLTEWRKREMLKWPQRVSAAIGVARGVQFLHNVTAPGIVQNNLNIENILLDKTLTSKINNFSLPMISTSKNGKIFSETPFAVHEDNDIGSAHNAEQGDKQDIYQIGLILLEVITGKPTGSQTQLEALKAQLSEALTEDPDRLKDMADPAIHGTFAVDSLSTVAEIALNCTAANPSDRPSIDDVLWNLQYSMQVQDGWASSESLGLSVKSQA